One window of Gemmatimonadaceae bacterium genomic DNA carries:
- a CDS encoding amidohydrolase, translating into MHVLAAIALVTGSSACTRQEPRIARAELILHNARVYTQNWDAPSPDGRPGADAPFDSATGWHPDASAIAIAGGQLLVVGSDTAAFESRGPDTRVIDMQGAVILPGFVDAHTHVAEMGQALDRVNLTGITTEAEAVAKIEARAATTPKGEWIIGYGWDEGAWANHYPDRRLISQRVPDHPVLLRGLHGFAAWANDLALRQAGITRDTKAPVGGEIRRDARGEPTGLLLNRAVPLLDDAVPQPTPAQRDAQVLRALHVMANAGFTGIHEAGVAPDVMASFERLASRDSLPLRVHAMLSGRDSALIRAWIRRGPYTSPDRMLSVRAVKAYYDGALGSRGAQLLADYSDQPGHRGIAGSAYGFDHRVVGDAMAAGFQVGIHAIGDAGNRASLDFIDSVMRATPGKRDRRHRIEHAQVVSPQDLPRFRALGIIASMQPPHAVEDKGWAESRLGAQRIRGAYAWRSLRQAGASVAFSSDLPGSDFNLFYGLHSAITRQDTTGAPAGGWYPGERMTAEEAVRGYTRWNAYAGFDETEAGMLMAGFRADLTVIDVDPFRMASPRDLLTGKVLMTGSRGRITAGRPPAP; encoded by the coding sequence GTGCACGTCCTCGCCGCGATCGCGCTCGTCACCGGCAGCTCCGCGTGCACCCGGCAAGAACCGCGGATCGCCCGCGCGGAGCTCATCCTCCACAATGCACGCGTCTACACGCAGAACTGGGACGCACCGTCGCCAGACGGCAGGCCCGGTGCCGACGCGCCGTTCGACAGCGCCACGGGATGGCACCCGGACGCATCCGCCATCGCCATCGCCGGCGGCCAGCTGCTGGTCGTGGGCTCCGACACCGCCGCGTTCGAGTCCCGGGGCCCTGACACCCGCGTGATCGACATGCAGGGCGCCGTCATCCTGCCCGGCTTCGTCGATGCGCACACACACGTGGCCGAGATGGGCCAGGCGCTCGATCGTGTGAACCTGACAGGCATCACGACCGAGGCGGAGGCGGTGGCGAAGATCGAGGCGCGGGCGGCCACCACGCCGAAGGGGGAGTGGATCATCGGCTACGGCTGGGACGAGGGGGCGTGGGCCAACCACTACCCCGACCGGCGCCTCATCTCGCAGCGCGTGCCCGATCACCCGGTGCTGCTGCGCGGCCTGCACGGCTTCGCCGCGTGGGCCAACGACCTCGCCCTGCGGCAGGCCGGCATCACCCGTGACACGAAGGCACCCGTCGGTGGCGAGATCCGCCGCGATGCCCGCGGTGAACCCACCGGCCTGCTGCTGAATCGCGCCGTGCCACTGCTCGACGACGCCGTGCCGCAGCCCACACCGGCGCAGCGTGATGCGCAGGTGCTGCGCGCGCTCCACGTCATGGCCAACGCGGGCTTCACCGGCATCCACGAGGCTGGTGTCGCGCCGGACGTGATGGCCTCGTTCGAACGTCTCGCCAGTCGTGATTCACTCCCGCTGCGTGTCCATGCCATGCTCAGCGGCCGTGACTCGGCACTGATCCGGGCGTGGATCCGGCGTGGCCCGTACACCTCGCCGGACCGGATGCTCAGCGTCCGGGCGGTCAAGGCGTACTACGACGGCGCACTGGGCTCGCGCGGCGCACAGCTGCTCGCCGACTACAGCGACCAACCCGGCCACCGCGGCATCGCCGGCAGTGCCTATGGCTTCGACCACCGGGTGGTGGGCGATGCGATGGCGGCAGGGTTCCAGGTCGGGATCCACGCCATCGGTGACGCCGGCAACCGCGCGTCGCTCGACTTCATCGACTCGGTCATGCGCGCCACCCCCGGCAAGCGCGACCGTCGCCACCGCATCGAGCACGCCCAGGTGGTCTCACCGCAGGACCTTCCCCGCTTCCGCGCCCTCGGCATCATCGCCTCGATGCAGCCGCCGCACGCCGTGGAGGACAAGGGATGGGCCGAATCCCGCCTCGGTGCGCAGCGGATCCGTGGCGCCTACGCCTGGCGCTCGCTCCGCCAGGCCGGCGCGTCAGTGGCATTCTCGTCCGACCTCCCCGGCTCCGACTTCAACCTGTTCTACGGGCTCCACTCCGCCATCACGCGGCAGGACACCACCGGGGCCCCGGCCGGTGGCTGGTATCCGGGCGAGCGCATGACGGCCGAGGAGGCGGTGCGAGGCTATACGCGGTGGAATGCCTACGCCGGCTTCGATGAAACGGAGGCCGGCATGCTGATGGCCGGGTTCCGCGCCGACCTGACGGTGATCGACGTCGACCCGTTCCGGATGGCGTCGCCGCGCGACCTCCTGACGGGGAAGGTGTTGATGACGGGGTCGCGCGGACGGATCACGGCGGGGCGGCCACCGGCCCCGTAG
- a CDS encoding Uma2 family endonuclease yields the protein MAMPAVTPRRWTADDVRALPDEPGKRFECVDGELLASPGPRLAHQAMVGALWRALDLFVRAQRIGAVFMAPGDIELDAFTLVQPDVFILPLVEGRSPRDAAEIGFPLLFVEVLSPSTARFDRVVKRGRYQRYGVEYWIVDLDARVVERWTPASDRPEIVTESITWQPAGAVSALVLELGPVFVEAVGEI from the coding sequence ATGGCCATGCCTGCAGTCACCCCGCGCCGCTGGACGGCGGACGACGTGCGTGCGCTTCCGGACGAACCGGGGAAGCGGTTCGAGTGTGTGGATGGCGAGCTGCTGGCGAGTCCGGGGCCGCGACTGGCGCATCAGGCGATGGTCGGCGCGTTGTGGCGCGCACTCGACCTCTTCGTTCGTGCACAGCGCATCGGTGCCGTCTTCATGGCACCGGGGGACATTGAACTGGACGCCTTCACACTCGTCCAGCCGGATGTCTTCATCTTGCCGCTCGTTGAGGGACGGTCACCTCGCGACGCAGCCGAGATCGGGTTTCCGCTGTTGTTCGTCGAGGTGCTGTCACCGAGCACGGCGCGCTTCGACCGCGTCGTGAAGCGCGGGCGGTACCAGCGGTACGGCGTCGAGTACTGGATCGTCGATCTCGACGCGCGCGTGGTGGAGCGGTGGACTCCGGCCTCGGATCGACCGGAGATCGTCACGGAGTCGATCACGTGGCAGCCGGCGGGCGCGGTGTCGGCGCTGGTGCTCGAGCTCGGGCCGGTGTTCGTGGAGGCGGTGGGCGAAATCTGA
- a CDS encoding carbohydrate binding family 9 domain-containing protein, which yields MLSALLAITLAGTLGLPADTLPAAPPTPADAVYSGRAGQLEVKAPRVDSSTIIVDAQFDEADWSRSALLTGFTTYSPVDGRPAQDSTQVRLLHTSNAIYLAIRAWAPAGTVRATLAERDRINNDDWVAVHFDTFNDRRRAFVFAVNPLGVQADGMRSEQSAGPGVSRASLTAADLTQDFVWQSKGRVLEDGYQIEVRIPFKSMRFQMGGAQDWGLQVVRQTQRNGFQVTWAPTSRGRQSFGVQAGYLRGMRDMRRGLVLDATPVVTSRTSGAPDSTGSTAAWRYDTRHQAGADVRWGVTSNFTLNGTVNPDFSQVETDVGQIPGDPRFALFFPELRPFFVEGSEQFDAPNRLVYTRQIVKPVVAAKLTGKIPHTDIGLLSAVDAQEYSTDGATNPIFNILRVRRDIGDESTAGLLLTDRTEGAQYNRVGGVDARIQFRRVYSIEARLHGSQTRDTVSTLRGSMWEANAGRSGRSYGFRYGLQGISPDFQTRVGFVPRTDFVRGQVNQRWTRFGRRGGWWDQQQNFLTATTLWTWDGFRDAQVPLENIVSIDNTITIRGGWKIGVRPELQSIAFDPRRYDDLRVVQGGDTVTFTPGERHAIGTVELALTTPQWRYLGATLLYTGGRDPEFFETATVDRRSLDLAMDIRPSRQVRVGMLLRYQRYERVRDGTRFSEQVVPRLRLEYQFTRSLFLRFVGQLESRRRDALRAPASEAPLLQQDSLGTWQPIAAQQSLLARADWLVQYLPSPGTVVFFGYGNSLDASLSNRPGDLRRAADGFFLKVSYLFRAGVKRRDMSGPS from the coding sequence ATGCTGTCCGCTCTCCTCGCTATCACCCTCGCCGGCACACTCGGCCTCCCGGCCGACACCCTGCCCGCTGCCCCTCCGACGCCCGCTGACGCCGTCTATTCCGGGCGCGCCGGCCAGCTCGAGGTGAAGGCCCCGCGCGTGGACAGCAGCACCATCATCGTCGACGCCCAGTTCGATGAGGCCGACTGGAGCCGCAGCGCGCTGCTCACCGGCTTCACCACGTACAGCCCCGTGGACGGCCGGCCGGCGCAGGACTCGACGCAGGTCCGGCTGCTCCACACATCCAACGCGATCTACCTCGCCATCCGCGCCTGGGCCCCCGCCGGCACCGTCCGCGCGACGCTCGCCGAGCGCGATCGCATCAACAACGACGACTGGGTTGCGGTCCACTTCGACACCTTCAACGACCGGCGGCGTGCCTTCGTCTTCGCGGTGAACCCGCTCGGCGTGCAGGCCGACGGCATGCGCAGCGAGCAGTCGGCCGGCCCCGGTGTCTCACGCGCCTCGCTCACCGCCGCCGACCTCACGCAGGACTTCGTCTGGCAGTCCAAGGGACGCGTGCTGGAGGATGGCTACCAGATCGAGGTGCGCATCCCGTTCAAGTCGATGCGCTTCCAGATGGGCGGCGCACAGGACTGGGGCCTGCAGGTGGTGCGGCAGACGCAGCGCAACGGGTTCCAGGTCACCTGGGCACCGACCTCGCGCGGGCGGCAGTCGTTCGGCGTGCAGGCGGGCTACCTGCGCGGCATGCGCGACATGCGGCGCGGGCTGGTGCTCGATGCCACGCCCGTCGTCACGTCACGCACCAGCGGGGCCCCCGATTCCACTGGCAGCACCGCCGCCTGGCGCTACGACACGCGGCACCAGGCCGGGGCCGACGTGCGCTGGGGCGTGACCAGCAACTTCACGCTCAACGGCACCGTCAACCCCGACTTCTCGCAGGTCGAGACCGACGTCGGCCAGATCCCCGGCGACCCGCGCTTCGCACTCTTTTTCCCCGAGCTGCGTCCCTTCTTCGTCGAGGGCAGCGAACAGTTCGATGCCCCGAACCGCCTCGTCTACACGCGCCAGATCGTGAAGCCGGTGGTGGCGGCCAAGCTCACCGGCAAGATCCCGCACACCGACATCGGGCTGCTGTCCGCCGTCGATGCGCAGGAGTACAGCACCGACGGCGCGACGAATCCCATCTTCAACATCCTGCGCGTCCGTCGTGACATCGGCGATGAAAGCACGGCCGGCCTGCTGCTCACCGACCGCACCGAGGGCGCGCAGTACAATCGCGTCGGCGGCGTGGACGCGCGCATCCAGTTCCGCCGCGTCTACAGCATCGAGGCACGACTCCACGGCAGCCAGACCCGCGACACCGTGAGCACGCTGCGTGGCAGCATGTGGGAGGCGAACGCCGGCCGTTCTGGCCGCTCGTACGGCTTCCGCTACGGGCTGCAGGGCATCTCTCCCGACTTCCAGACGCGCGTCGGGTTCGTCCCCCGCACCGACTTCGTGCGCGGCCAGGTCAACCAGCGCTGGACCCGCTTCGGGCGGCGCGGCGGCTGGTGGGACCAGCAGCAGAACTTCCTGACCGCCACCACGCTCTGGACCTGGGACGGCTTCCGCGACGCGCAGGTGCCGCTGGAAAACATCGTCTCGATCGACAACACCATCACCATCCGTGGCGGCTGGAAGATCGGCGTCAGGCCGGAGCTGCAGTCCATCGCCTTCGACCCGCGCCGCTACGACGACCTGCGCGTGGTGCAGGGTGGCGACACCGTCACGTTCACTCCCGGGGAACGGCACGCCATCGGCACCGTCGAGCTGGCGCTCACCACGCCGCAGTGGCGGTACCTCGGTGCCACCCTGCTGTACACCGGGGGACGCGACCCGGAGTTCTTCGAGACCGCCACGGTGGACCGTCGCAGCCTCGACCTCGCGATGGACATCCGCCCCAGCCGGCAGGTGCGCGTCGGCATGCTGCTGCGGTACCAGCGGTATGAGCGCGTTCGCGACGGGACGCGGTTCAGCGAGCAGGTCGTGCCGCGGCTCCGGCTCGAGTACCAGTTCACGCGCTCGCTCTTCCTCCGCTTCGTCGGGCAGCTCGAGTCGCGGCGGCGCGACGCGCTGCGGGCCCCCGCCAGCGAGGCCCCGCTCCTCCAACAGGACTCGCTCGGCACCTGGCAGCCCATCGCCGCGCAGCAGAGCCTCCTCGCGCGGGCCGACTGGCTGGTGCAGTACCTGCCGTCGCCGGGCACGGTGGTGTTCTTCGGCTACGGCAACTCGCTCGATGCGAGCCTCAGCAACCGCCCCGGCGACCTGCGGCGCGCCGCGGATGGCTTCTTCCTGAAGGTGAGCTACCTGTTCCGCGCCGGCGTCAAGCGGCGTGACATGTCCGGGCCGAGCTGA
- a CDS encoding FAD-binding oxidoreductase codes for MSRTSDVVICGAGIAGIATAHALAMRGTTNVTLVDERPPLTLTSDKSTEAYRNWWPGPDDAMVRFMNRSIDLLDAWADASDNRFLLNRRGYVYATASTDTGARFAADARLASAQGAGDVRTYRSLDEARAYQPSAHAGYRDHPTGADLFVDHHAIRAHFPWLAEDIVAVLHARRCGWMSGQQLGMYLLDEARERGVTLLSGRVSAVDVRGGSVRSVTVACTDGTTTSIATPAFVNCAGPFAKQVSQLIDVELPLFSEMHLKVAFEDTLGVVDRNTGLVILDDAQQLEWTDEERADLASDDTTRWLTEVMPAGIHLRPEGYRQNQTVLMLWDYHSTHRFDVPELPLPEDTFYPEVVMRGMVRLAPGLAQYLDRLPPVSVDGGYYTKTAENRPLIGPLPVAGAFVHAALSGYGLMAAPAGAELLAAHIAGGSLPTYAPAFRLDRYHDPAYQAMLADWGSTGQL; via the coding sequence ATGTCCCGCACCAGTGACGTCGTCATCTGCGGCGCCGGAATCGCCGGCATCGCCACCGCCCATGCCCTTGCCATGCGCGGCACCACCAACGTCACCCTGGTCGACGAGCGCCCGCCGCTCACGCTGACCAGCGACAAGTCCACCGAGGCGTACCGCAACTGGTGGCCCGGCCCCGACGACGCGATGGTCCGCTTCATGAACCGCAGCATCGACCTGCTCGATGCGTGGGCTGATGCCAGCGACAACCGCTTCCTGCTCAACCGGCGCGGCTACGTCTACGCCACCGCGAGTACTGACACTGGCGCGCGCTTCGCGGCCGACGCGCGGCTCGCATCTGCGCAGGGCGCTGGCGACGTGCGCACCTATCGCTCGCTGGACGAGGCGCGCGCCTACCAGCCAAGCGCCCACGCCGGTTACCGCGATCACCCCACCGGCGCCGACCTCTTCGTCGATCACCACGCCATCCGCGCACACTTCCCGTGGCTCGCGGAGGACATCGTCGCCGTGCTGCATGCGCGGCGCTGCGGCTGGATGAGCGGGCAGCAGCTCGGCATGTACCTGCTGGACGAGGCGCGCGAGCGCGGCGTGACGCTGCTGTCGGGTCGCGTGTCGGCCGTGGATGTGCGGGGCGGTTCCGTTCGCAGCGTGACGGTGGCGTGTACCGATGGCACCACCACCAGCATCGCCACACCGGCGTTCGTGAACTGCGCCGGCCCGTTCGCGAAGCAAGTCTCGCAGCTCATCGACGTCGAGCTCCCGCTCTTCTCCGAGATGCACCTCAAGGTCGCCTTCGAGGACACCCTCGGCGTCGTCGATCGCAACACCGGGCTCGTGATCCTGGACGACGCGCAGCAGCTCGAGTGGACCGACGAGGAACGCGCCGACCTGGCGTCGGACGACACCACCCGCTGGCTGACCGAGGTGATGCCCGCCGGCATCCACCTCCGCCCCGAGGGATACCGGCAGAACCAGACGGTGTTGATGCTCTGGGACTACCACAGCACCCACCGCTTCGACGTTCCGGAACTGCCGCTGCCCGAGGACACCTTCTATCCCGAGGTCGTGATGCGCGGCATGGTGCGCCTCGCCCCCGGCCTGGCGCAGTACCTCGACCGGCTGCCCCCCGTCTCCGTGGACGGCGGCTACTACACCAAGACGGCCGAGAACCGCCCACTGATCGGGCCGCTGCCAGTGGCGGGGGCATTCGTGCATGCGGCGCTGTCCGGCTACGGCCTGATGGCCGCACCGGCCGGCGCGGAGCTGCTGGCCGCGCACATCGCCGGCGGCTCCCTGCCGACGTACGCGCCGGCGTTCCGCCTCGATCGCTACCACGACCCTGCCTACCAGGCCATGCTCGCCGACTGGGGCTCCACCGGTCAGCTCTGA